The following proteins are encoded in a genomic region of Tenebrio molitor chromosome 7, icTenMoli1.1, whole genome shotgun sequence:
- the LOC138135769 gene encoding uncharacterized protein: MTPLRQTLLTQNLEESANSTFNMELCNVFLAANIPWHKLQNPAFQNFLTKYCGRKIPDESTLRKNYLPKCYKDTIDRIRNELDPFNIWVSVDETTDALGRYVANCLVGKLSEDEPGKSYLLASKQLERTNHETIARFVNQSLEILWSTRVVAEKFLLFVTDGAPYMIKSGRHLKVFYPKIVHVTCLAHALNLVAEKIRYQYEDVDNLISNVKKIFVKAPLRVEMYKEKLKEMPLPPQPILTRWGTWLQAAMFYSEHFDSIKEVVMSFDGSSAVAIQKAQSIMKKPGIKKQLIYVRSNFKIICESITQLEKNGLPLTDSIKIVENVFTSLKKSPGPVAAVALKKLEDVTEKNPGYKFLLELARIFRGEDVPEHDTKMEEIYYKFAPITSCEVERSFSKYKSILVDNRQCFKVENLEQYLVCNVNT; this comes from the exons atgacaccgcttcggcaaacgttgctgacacagaacttggaggaatcggcaaatagtacattcaatatggaactttgtaacgtctttttagctgccaatataccatggcacaaactacaaaatcctgcgtttcagaattttctgacaaaatattgtggtagaaaaattccggatgagtctactttacggaaaaattatttaccaaaatgctacaaagat actattgaccgcattcggaatgagctggatccttttaacatatgggtttcagttgacgaaacaacagatgcacttgggcgatatgtggcgaattgtctggttgggaaactttcagaagatgaacctggaaaatcttatcttttggcgtctaaacaattagaaagaacaaatcatgagacaatagctagattcgtaaatcaatctttag aaatcttgtggagtaccagagttgttgctgaaaagtttcttttgtttgtaacggatggagcaccatatatgataaaatctggtagacaccttaaggtgttttatccaaaaattgtgcatgtcacatgcttagcgcatgctttaaatctagtggctgaaaaaattcgctatcaatatgaagatgtggataatttaatttcgaacgtgaaaaaaattttcgttaaggcacctttgagagttgaaatgtacaaagaaaaactaaaagaaatgccactgcctccacagccaattttaacacgatggggaacatggcttcaggctgctatgttttacagcgaacactttgattccattaaagaa gttgtcatgtcctttgatggaagttctgctgttgctattcaaaaagcacagtctataatgaagaaacccggaataaaaaaacaattaatttatgttcgcagtaattttaaaataatctgcgaaagtattactcaattggaaaaaaatgggttacctttaaccgattcaatcaaaattgttgaaaacgtatttacctccctaaaaaaatctccaggccctgtagcagcagtagcattaaaaaaacttgaagatgttactgaaaaaaatcctggatacaaatttcttctagaattggcaagaatttttagaggtgaagatgtgccggaacatgacaccaaaatggaagaaatttattacaaatttgcgcccattacctcttgcgaggtagaaagaagtttttcaaaatataagtccattttggtggataaccgacaatgttttaaagtagaaaatttagagcaatatcttgtatgcaatgtaaatacgtaa